Proteins from a single region of Elusimicrobiota bacterium:
- a CDS encoding HD domain-containing protein: MKNPLPVDVYLRRSKQTAPDMRADYFRDQTKIIHSYPFRRLKHKAQVFYAPDNDHICTRIEHVLHVATIAATVCRGLNLSGGDWELDTELAYAIGLGHDLGHAPFGHEGEKELAARLGAPKAFLHELNSYRVVEHLANHGQGLNLTYAVKDGIICHNGEDFLQNDLRPSTTANDLENIHDRAYMPTTCEGCVVRLADRIAYLGRDIEDAVTAGFITKADVPRRVAEALGDSNTDIISALIDDVVAHSAKADAIGFSPERLLLVKELGEFNYQRIYYHPRLLKYRRHIKTVIHTLFDYFVELFERNGTDFKAYHALDLESDRNFGHYCEQLRPVYEREGWAARTIVTDYIAGMTDGFALECMRQVSLPVPMHFPRGSKPV; encoded by the coding sequence ATGAAGAACCCGCTCCCCGTCGACGTCTACCTCCGCCGCAGCAAACAGACCGCGCCGGACATGCGCGCCGACTACTTCCGCGACCAGACCAAGATCATCCACTCCTACCCGTTCCGGCGCCTCAAGCACAAGGCCCAGGTCTTCTACGCCCCCGACAACGACCACATCTGCACGCGCATCGAACACGTCCTCCACGTCGCGACCATCGCCGCGACGGTCTGCCGCGGCCTGAACCTCTCCGGCGGGGACTGGGAGCTCGACACCGAGCTGGCCTACGCCATCGGCCTGGGACACGACCTCGGGCACGCACCCTTCGGCCACGAGGGGGAGAAGGAGCTCGCCGCGCGCCTCGGCGCCCCGAAAGCCTTCCTCCACGAGCTCAACAGCTACCGCGTCGTCGAACACCTCGCCAACCACGGCCAGGGCCTCAACCTGACCTACGCCGTGAAGGACGGCATCATCTGCCACAACGGCGAGGACTTCCTGCAGAACGACCTGCGCCCATCGACGACGGCCAACGACCTCGAGAACATCCACGACCGCGCCTACATGCCCACCACCTGCGAGGGCTGCGTCGTCCGCCTGGCCGACCGCATCGCCTACCTCGGCCGCGACATCGAGGACGCGGTCACCGCGGGCTTCATCACGAAGGCCGATGTGCCGCGGCGCGTGGCGGAGGCGCTCGGAGACTCCAACACCGACATCATCAGCGCCCTCATCGACGACGTGGTCGCGCACTCCGCGAAGGCCGACGCCATCGGCTTCTCCCCGGAGCGCCTCCTCCTGGTCAAGGAACTCGGGGAATTCAACTACCAGCGCATCTACTACCACCCGCGCCTGCTCAAGTACCGCCGCCACATCAAGACGGTCATCCACACGCTCTTCGACTACTTCGTCGAGCTCTTCGAGAGGAACGGCACCGACTTCAAGGCCTACCACGCGCTCGACCTCGAGAGCGACCGCAACTTCGGCCACTACTGCGAACAGCTGCGCCCCGTCTACGAGCGCGAGGGCTGGGCCGCCAGGACCATCGTGACCGACTACATCGCCGGGATGACCGACGGTTTCGCGCTCGAGTGCATGCGCCAGGTTTCCCTGCCCGTCCCCATGCATTTCCCCCGGGGCTCCAAGCCCGTCTAG
- a CDS encoding tetratricopeptide repeat protein, with the protein MRRLIDEQPNNPLGWLGEAGVLWWEADAEYALFKDTSPLDALFEEDVRKVLETSEPLLDSKDPARKADGHFAAGMALGIHGQMELARGHHLKAYSDGKKAIRHLKKCVKLDPDYHDAYLGLGIFDYQTDRLPTLMKLPMLFVHRGDARRGLARMRQAMERGRFSKDQAAGFLLTILIREGDVAGALELLARLRVEFPRSAYLRYREVILLSRAGDWDRSARALFALLAEAPADPSFERKELSLFCGLAGAHCFERPYAEEAERWLDRALVEKSAARWTAALLFWRGLARDVLGRRADAVQDYTRALAAPDVRFAHEHARHCLSTACDREEALRALRELARAIPAGVARSGAAFSSAQRQKQRPR; encoded by the coding sequence ATGCGCCGCCTCATCGACGAGCAGCCCAACAACCCGCTGGGCTGGCTCGGCGAGGCCGGCGTCCTGTGGTGGGAGGCCGACGCGGAGTACGCGCTCTTCAAGGACACCTCCCCGCTCGACGCCCTCTTCGAGGAGGACGTGCGCAAGGTCCTGGAGACGAGCGAGCCGCTGCTCGACTCCAAGGACCCGGCGCGCAAGGCCGATGGGCACTTCGCCGCGGGCATGGCGCTCGGGATCCATGGCCAGATGGAGCTCGCCCGCGGGCATCACCTGAAGGCCTACTCCGACGGAAAGAAAGCCATCAGGCACCTCAAGAAGTGCGTGAAGCTCGACCCGGACTACCACGACGCCTACCTCGGGCTCGGGATCTTCGACTATCAGACCGACCGGCTGCCGACGCTCATGAAGCTCCCGATGCTCTTCGTCCACCGCGGCGACGCCCGGCGAGGCCTCGCGCGCATGCGTCAGGCGATGGAGCGCGGCCGCTTCTCGAAGGACCAGGCCGCCGGCTTCCTCCTCACGATCCTCATAAGGGAGGGCGACGTCGCCGGCGCCCTCGAGCTGCTCGCGCGCCTGCGCGTCGAGTTCCCGCGCAGCGCCTACCTCCGCTATCGCGAGGTCATCCTGCTCTCCCGCGCCGGCGACTGGGACCGCTCCGCGCGCGCCCTCTTCGCCCTGCTCGCGGAAGCCCCCGCGGACCCCTCCTTCGAGCGCAAGGAGCTCTCGCTCTTCTGCGGTCTCGCCGGCGCGCACTGCTTCGAGCGCCCCTACGCCGAGGAGGCCGAGCGCTGGCTGGACCGCGCGCTCGTCGAGAAGTCCGCCGCGCGCTGGACCGCCGCGCTCCTGTTCTGGCGCGGCCTCGCCCGCGACGTCCTCGGCCGCCGCGCCGACGCCGTCCAGGACTACACGCGCGCGCTCGCCGCGCCGGACGTCCGCTTCGCGCACGAGCACGCGCGCCACTGTTTGAGCACCGCCTGCGACCGCGAGGAGGCCCTGCGCGCGCTCAGGGAGCTCGCGCGCGCCATCCCCGCCGGCGTCGCGCGCTCCGGCGCCGCCTTCAGCTCCGCGCAGAGACAGAAGCAGAGGCCCCGATGA
- a CDS encoding TIGR00730 family Rossman fold protein has product MKAVKITPQQRRKMLDDLRASRTYRKAYQDIDFLAREELRPMRLQLELLKPEMVLIENKIESTIIVFGSARIQPPDEAEAQIAKLGAALKRLPRDARLRTELDAAKRLQKLSRYYDEARRFSYIVTKASQGKGRRHFVMVTGGGPGIMEAANRGAWEAGGKSIGLNITLPHEQEPNPFVTPELSFLFHYFAIRKMHFLMRAKAMVAFPGGFGTFDELFETLTLVQTSKKSQLPVILVGREFWSRVIDVKYLSEQGVISPGDLDLVQTVDTAEEAWGAIRSYWRRNGMPIAHHRHTVQSHREHDPSEV; this is encoded by the coding sequence ATGAAAGCCGTGAAGATCACCCCCCAGCAGCGCCGCAAGATGCTCGACGATCTCCGAGCCTCCCGCACCTACCGGAAGGCCTATCAGGACATCGACTTCCTCGCCCGCGAGGAGCTGCGCCCCATGCGCCTGCAGCTCGAGCTGCTCAAGCCCGAGATGGTCCTCATCGAGAACAAGATCGAGTCCACCATCATCGTCTTCGGCAGCGCGCGCATCCAGCCTCCCGACGAAGCGGAGGCCCAGATCGCGAAGCTGGGCGCGGCGCTCAAGCGCCTGCCCCGCGATGCGCGCCTGCGCACGGAGCTCGACGCGGCCAAGCGCCTGCAGAAGCTCTCCCGCTATTATGACGAGGCCCGACGCTTCAGCTACATCGTCACGAAGGCCTCCCAGGGGAAGGGACGCCGCCACTTCGTCATGGTCACCGGGGGAGGCCCCGGCATCATGGAAGCGGCCAACCGCGGAGCGTGGGAGGCGGGGGGGAAGAGCATCGGGCTCAACATCACCCTCCCGCACGAGCAGGAGCCCAACCCCTTCGTCACGCCCGAGCTCTCCTTCCTGTTCCACTATTTCGCCATCCGCAAGATGCACTTCCTCATGCGCGCGAAGGCGATGGTCGCGTTCCCCGGCGGCTTCGGGACCTTCGACGAGCTCTTCGAGACTCTGACCCTCGTGCAGACGAGCAAGAAGTCCCAGCTCCCCGTCATCCTCGTCGGGCGGGAGTTCTGGTCGCGGGTCATCGACGTGAAGTACCTCTCCGAGCAGGGCGTCATCTCGCCCGGAGACCTGGACCTCGTGCAGACCGTGGACACCGCCGAAGAGGCCTGGGGGGCCATCCGCAGCTACTGGCGGCGCAACGGCATGCCCATCGCTCACCACCGCCACACCGTGCAGTCGCACCGCGAACACGACCCCTCCGAGGTCTGA
- a CDS encoding TRAP transporter large permease, with product MTWALLLLPLAALGAPLFSLLGALALGLFHGAGIDGSAVIVELFRLASLPALSAIPLFTFAGFLLAESKTPQRMLALAEALFGWAPGGLAVVALSSCALFTAFTGASGVTIIALGGLLLPMLLKQGYPERFSLGMLTCTGSLGLLFPPSLPIILYGLVAKVSIDKLFVASLLPGLVLLGALAVFGAYTGIRAGIPRTRFSWSALAAAARAAAWEIPLPFVVVGGIYGGFFTATDAAAVMAFYALAVETLVYRDVSLRELPRIAAQSMALVGAIFVVLGTAMGLTNYLIDAEVPDRLFALMHSLVSSKAAFLLLLNALLLVVNMVEIFSAIVIVVPLIVPIAAQYGIDPVHLGVIFLLNLEIGYMTPPLGLNLFLSYRRFERPLWTLYRAVTPFWLIHALVLLAVTYAPGLSLCLVH from the coding sequence GTGACCTGGGCCCTGCTCCTGCTCCCGCTGGCCGCGCTCGGCGCGCCCCTCTTCTCCCTGCTGGGGGCCCTCGCTCTGGGGCTCTTCCACGGAGCCGGGATCGACGGCTCGGCGGTCATCGTCGAACTCTTCCGCCTCGCGAGCCTGCCCGCGCTCTCGGCCATCCCGCTCTTCACCTTCGCGGGCTTCCTCCTCGCGGAGTCGAAGACCCCGCAGCGCATGCTCGCGCTCGCCGAGGCGCTCTTCGGCTGGGCCCCCGGCGGCCTGGCCGTCGTCGCCCTGTCCTCCTGCGCGCTCTTCACGGCCTTCACCGGGGCCTCGGGCGTGACCATCATCGCCCTCGGCGGGCTCCTCCTTCCGATGCTCCTCAAGCAGGGCTACCCCGAGCGCTTCTCGCTGGGCATGCTCACCTGCACCGGCAGCCTCGGGCTGCTCTTCCCGCCGTCGCTGCCCATCATCCTCTACGGACTCGTCGCGAAGGTCTCCATCGACAAGCTCTTCGTCGCGAGCCTGCTCCCGGGACTCGTCCTGCTCGGGGCCCTCGCCGTCTTCGGCGCGTACACCGGGATCCGCGCGGGCATCCCGCGCACGCGCTTCTCCTGGTCGGCGCTGGCCGCGGCCGCGCGCGCGGCCGCCTGGGAGATCCCGCTGCCCTTCGTCGTCGTGGGGGGCATCTACGGGGGATTCTTCACCGCCACCGACGCGGCCGCCGTCATGGCCTTCTACGCGCTCGCCGTCGAGACCCTGGTCTACCGCGACGTCTCCCTGCGCGAGCTGCCGCGCATCGCGGCGCAGAGCATGGCCCTCGTCGGCGCGATCTTCGTCGTGCTGGGCACCGCGATGGGGCTCACGAACTACCTCATCGACGCCGAGGTCCCGGACAGGCTCTTCGCGCTCATGCACTCCCTGGTCTCGTCGAAGGCCGCGTTCCTTCTCCTGCTCAACGCCCTCCTGCTCGTCGTCAACATGGTCGAGATCTTCTCCGCCATCGTCATCGTCGTGCCGCTCATCGTCCCCATCGCCGCGCAGTACGGGATCGACCCCGTCCACCTCGGAGTCATCTTCCTCCTCAACCTCGAGATCGGCTACATGACGCCGCCGCTGGGCTTGAACCTCTTCCTCTCGTACCGCCGCTTCGAGCGTCCGCTCTGGACGCTCTACCGGGCCGTGACGCCGTTCTGGCTGATCCATGCGCTCGTGCTTCTGGCCGTGACCTACGCCCCCGGGCTGAGCCTGTGCCTAGTGCACTGA
- a CDS encoding TRAP transporter small permease has translation MTETLRKTERRLADAERLLLTALVVVLVTLSFLQVVLRGVFSAGLLWADVFLRHLVLLIGFLGASTAAAEGKQFAVDAAARALPEKARRAAAFLAHGFAAVVAALLSCAAARFALSEFRAGGTLFSVSGLDIPQWPFAAGLPAGFALLALHHLLRALIESAGEPR, from the coding sequence ATGACCGAGACGCTCCGAAAGACGGAACGCCGCCTCGCCGACGCCGAGCGCCTGCTGCTCACCGCGCTCGTCGTCGTGCTGGTGACCCTGAGCTTCCTGCAGGTCGTGCTCCGCGGAGTCTTCTCGGCGGGCCTGCTGTGGGCCGACGTCTTCCTGCGCCACCTCGTCCTCCTCATCGGCTTCCTCGGCGCCTCGACCGCGGCCGCGGAAGGGAAGCAGTTCGCCGTCGACGCCGCGGCGCGCGCGCTGCCGGAGAAAGCCCGCCGGGCCGCCGCCTTCCTCGCGCACGGCTTCGCCGCCGTCGTCGCCGCCCTCCTCTCCTGCGCGGCCGCCCGCTTCGCCCTCTCGGAGTTCCGGGCGGGGGGGACGCTCTTCTCGGTCTCCGGCCTCGACATCCCGCAGTGGCCCTTCGCCGCCGGCCTGCCCGCGGGCTTCGCGCTGCTGGCGCTGCACCACCTGCTGAGGGCGCTCATCGAGTCCGCCGGAGAGCCCCGGTGA
- the dctP gene encoding TRAP transporter substrate-binding protein DctP, with the protein MSFFSVLAALLISAAPSSAAEIKFATLAPEGTDAMRLMREVDKELREKTGGAVTFKFYSGGRQGDEKDMVRKIRLGQLHAGGFTGVGLGEISPEVRLLDAPWLFRDSAEVDHVYKAFAKDFEKAFDAKGFVLLGWTEAGFAHVFSKTPVRTAADLRKLKLWAWEGDPIAEAAFKAVGVHPVPLSIADVNTSLQTGLIDSVYAPPLYAIALQWHEKTRSIFSLPLANASGAVLLSKKIFAELTPEQRGILLDASRRHLRQLNELTRRQNAAALKTLQAQGLALTNPAAGEEKVFEDAGRAARRELAGRLYPAEFLDRVERSLAELRGAKRR; encoded by the coding sequence ATGAGCTTTTTTAGCGTCCTGGCCGCGCTGCTGATCTCGGCCGCGCCCTCGAGCGCGGCCGAGATAAAGTTCGCGACCCTCGCCCCCGAAGGGACCGACGCGATGCGGCTGATGCGCGAGGTGGACAAGGAGCTGCGGGAGAAGACCGGCGGCGCCGTGACCTTCAAGTTCTACTCCGGCGGCCGGCAGGGCGACGAGAAGGACATGGTCCGCAAGATCCGACTCGGGCAGCTCCACGCCGGCGGATTTACGGGCGTCGGCCTGGGGGAGATCTCCCCCGAGGTGCGCCTGCTCGACGCGCCGTGGCTCTTCCGGGACTCGGCCGAGGTCGACCACGTCTACAAGGCCTTCGCCAAGGACTTCGAGAAGGCCTTCGACGCCAAGGGCTTCGTGCTCCTGGGCTGGACCGAGGCCGGCTTCGCCCACGTCTTCTCCAAGACCCCGGTGCGCACGGCGGCCGACCTGCGCAAGCTGAAGCTCTGGGCCTGGGAAGGGGACCCCATCGCCGAGGCCGCGTTCAAGGCCGTCGGCGTGCACCCCGTGCCGCTCTCGATCGCGGACGTGAACACCTCCCTGCAGACGGGCCTCATCGACTCCGTCTACGCGCCGCCGCTCTACGCCATCGCGCTCCAGTGGCACGAGAAGACCCGCTCGATCTTCTCGCTGCCCCTCGCCAACGCCTCGGGGGCCGTCCTCCTCTCCAAGAAGATCTTCGCGGAGCTCACGCCGGAGCAGCGGGGGATCCTCCTCGACGCCTCCCGCCGCCACCTGCGCCAGCTCAACGAGCTCACCCGGCGGCAGAACGCGGCCGCCCTCAAGACCCTGCAGGCCCAGGGACTGGCGCTGACGAACCCCGCGGCGGGAGAAGAGAAGGTCTTCGAGGACGCCGGCCGCGCCGCTCGCCGCGAGCTCGCCGGCCGGCTCTACCCCGCCGAGTTCCTCGACCGCGTCGAGCGCTCCCTCGCGGAGCTCCGCGGCGCGAAGCGGCGCTGA
- a CDS encoding TRAP transporter TatT component family protein — protein MSLRRWTPFLLAAALSACSLRTVAVRQTAKIADAGMPALLKESDPQLARDAMPGQLKLLETFLESDPSNPLLLHRLAQGFAGYAHLFIEDEDSGRAAALYRRALGYALRLAERNPALKGLDRLEASALEGALRKAGPADAAALYWGATAWAGWADNAKGDPEALSGVPKAARLMGRVLELDPALEHGGPELWFGVYYCVRPRLAGGDPAKGRAYFDAALARSGGRYLTAKLFYAKYYAVAALDRALFSRLLGEVAQSEPLPDARLADEVARRKAKRLLERTDELF, from the coding sequence ATGTCCCTCCGTCGATGGACGCCGTTCCTGCTCGCCGCCGCGCTGAGCGCATGCTCCCTGCGCACGGTCGCCGTGCGCCAGACCGCGAAGATCGCGGACGCGGGGATGCCTGCCCTCCTGAAGGAATCGGACCCCCAGCTCGCCCGCGACGCCATGCCGGGCCAGCTCAAGCTCCTGGAGACCTTCCTCGAAAGCGACCCGTCGAACCCCCTGCTCCTGCACCGCCTCGCACAGGGCTTCGCCGGCTACGCCCATCTCTTCATCGAGGACGAGGACTCCGGGCGGGCCGCCGCGCTCTACCGCCGCGCGCTGGGCTACGCGCTGCGCCTGGCGGAACGCAACCCGGCGCTCAAGGGCCTCGACCGGCTCGAGGCCTCGGCCCTCGAGGGAGCCCTGCGCAAAGCCGGACCGGCCGACGCCGCGGCTCTCTACTGGGGAGCGACGGCCTGGGCCGGCTGGGCGGACAACGCCAAGGGCGACCCCGAGGCCCTCTCGGGCGTGCCGAAGGCGGCCCGGCTCATGGGCCGCGTCCTCGAGCTCGACCCGGCCCTCGAGCACGGCGGCCCCGAGCTCTGGTTCGGCGTCTACTACTGCGTCCGCCCGCGGCTCGCGGGCGGCGACCCCGCGAAGGGACGCGCGTACTTCGACGCGGCCCTGGCCCGCAGCGGCGGCCGCTACCTGACCGCCAAGCTCTTCTACGCGAAATACTACGCCGTCGCCGCGCTCGACCGCGCGCTCTTCTCGCGCCTGCTCGGCGAGGTCGCACAGAGCGAACCCCTGCCCGATGCGCGGCTCGCCGACGAGGTCGCGCGGCGCAAGGCGAAGCGCCTGCTCGAGAGGACCGATGAGCTTTTTTAG
- a CDS encoding type II secretion system F family protein: MSLFGAGRIRLFQALAEGARSGLGADAALRALGPSSGEGADLLARVERGSSFGEALRAAGFPSWQAEVAAAAEAAGRLDEAFAGLAAELERRRAFWLALLPKLLYPLILLHVAPALMIIPSCVAGGTPLLPRLLRFLLPLWLGGAALAWVLAGVPGSVLARLPLISSFIKTRFFSTLALLVRTGLPFPKAVGLSAASAGLPASDAGLRRALDAAAAGSSFADALAALGLLSRAETDALRTSELAGRCDEQLSLLARLSAQRNAALLDAVVAALPPLAYLAVALWVASRIIDSYSTLLKPGGF, encoded by the coding sequence ATGAGCCTCTTCGGCGCCGGACGCATCCGCCTCTTCCAGGCCCTCGCCGAAGGCGCCCGTTCCGGTCTGGGGGCGGACGCGGCCCTGCGCGCGCTGGGGCCCTCCTCGGGGGAGGGCGCGGACCTGCTCGCGCGCGTCGAGAGGGGCTCGTCTTTCGGAGAGGCCCTGCGCGCGGCGGGCTTCCCGTCCTGGCAGGCGGAGGTCGCGGCGGCGGCCGAAGCCGCCGGCCGCCTCGACGAGGCCTTCGCGGGCCTCGCAGCGGAACTCGAACGCCGGCGCGCCTTCTGGCTCGCGCTCCTTCCGAAACTCCTCTACCCGCTCATCCTCCTGCACGTCGCACCCGCGCTGATGATCATCCCCTCCTGCGTCGCCGGCGGGACCCCGCTCCTTCCGCGCCTGCTGAGATTCCTCCTGCCTCTCTGGCTCGGCGGGGCCGCGCTCGCCTGGGTCCTCGCGGGAGTGCCGGGCTCGGTCCTCGCGCGCCTGCCGCTGATCTCGAGCTTCATCAAGACGCGCTTCTTCTCGACGCTCGCGCTGCTGGTGCGCACGGGCCTGCCCTTCCCGAAAGCCGTCGGACTCTCGGCCGCCTCGGCCGGCCTGCCCGCCTCCGACGCCGGCCTGCGCCGGGCGCTGGACGCCGCCGCGGCCGGCTCCTCGTTCGCCGACGCCCTCGCCGCGCTCGGGCTGCTCTCCCGCGCCGAAACCGACGCCCTGCGAACCTCCGAACTCGCCGGCCGCTGCGACGAACAGCTCTCCCTGCTCGCGCGCCTGAGCGCGCAGCGCAACGCGGCCCTGCTCGACGCCGTCGTGGCGGCCCTGCCGCCGCTGGCCTACCTCGCCGTGGCCCTCTGGGTCGCGTCGCGGATCATCGACTCCTACTCGACGCTCCTGAAACCTGGAGGTTTCTGA
- a CDS encoding AsmA-like C-terminal region-containing protein, producing MKKLLVVSLGAAAVLALLTGAGLLVLRRALPPEKLRALAVEKASAALGREVRLAGAAIGLRGAELTGLEVSEVPSFKAGVALKAGTIVLRPRWAPLLLHRRLEVGEVRLSDWSVEVRRRRDGRLNLQDGKPAAASAAGAKSPSAAASFYVGALRLERGSVRYADESSGLKAAFKDVRLKADGVRLEGAFPLALAFGFDVSSSGKRWTGALDLRGRLDAGGGESARMVLEPDPLVVSLSGLELELRGRAALDRAKLALRLKGDARELAKLSPALAALPLLPLEGSAAAARKGDDLLVESMKLSSGKLLDLSLSGAVRGVSSAKPAPDLSFQLRLDLPALDAKALGLPAAPPPLQAKASGRFDGRVLTLSSLSASAGLLELKASGTVRPDEGPAFDLSAETNEFDLAALAKLVPQAAPYAPAGKARMKLRLAGTKAAPRVSGEARLAGVCVRASGRALSALDGTASAEGDLVRARLKGVVEGSDFELSAQARGFLPPAAKEPELKLEGSFGTLDLGKLLPPKPAGEAAEKKETASARRTPATTLLKTSGKLSVERIKHPNLEAARGELSWNLSGVGDNSRLDGAMRWSVGEGRFEDLRALAAGSPLARAALTPLLALQRISALAKVPLLPSFDRVRFTGAVGDYALKGGVAKVRESRLDADAALATMTGSVDLGRETVDLKINAKPGPAAGMKLSAPVTFTAKGPLADPKVSIDAASVLKQPEVQKAVDQGRRALEDAGQKLLKGLFR from the coding sequence ATGAAGAAGCTCCTCGTCGTCTCGCTCGGCGCCGCCGCCGTCCTCGCGCTGCTGACCGGCGCCGGGCTGCTCGTCCTGCGCCGGGCGCTCCCGCCGGAGAAGCTCCGGGCGCTCGCCGTCGAGAAGGCCTCCGCCGCCCTCGGCCGGGAGGTCCGCCTCGCCGGCGCCGCGATCGGCCTGCGCGGCGCGGAACTCACGGGCCTGGAGGTCTCGGAGGTCCCGAGCTTCAAGGCCGGGGTCGCTCTCAAGGCGGGGACGATCGTCCTGCGGCCGCGCTGGGCGCCGCTCCTGCTGCACCGGCGCCTGGAGGTCGGGGAGGTCCGCCTCAGCGACTGGAGCGTCGAGGTCCGCCGCCGCCGGGATGGACGCCTGAACCTCCAGGACGGAAAGCCCGCCGCCGCATCCGCCGCGGGCGCGAAGAGCCCCTCCGCCGCCGCCTCGTTCTACGTCGGCGCGCTCCGCCTCGAGCGCGGGTCCGTACGCTACGCCGACGAGTCCTCCGGTCTGAAGGCCGCGTTCAAGGACGTGCGCCTCAAGGCCGACGGGGTCCGCCTCGAGGGGGCGTTCCCGCTGGCCCTCGCGTTCGGTTTCGACGTCTCCTCGTCGGGGAAGCGCTGGACCGGCGCGCTCGACCTGCGCGGGCGCCTCGACGCCGGCGGGGGGGAGAGCGCGCGCATGGTGCTCGAACCCGATCCGCTCGTCGTCTCCCTCTCCGGCCTCGAGCTCGAGCTCCGCGGACGGGCCGCGCTCGACCGCGCGAAGCTCGCGCTCCGTCTGAAAGGCGACGCCCGGGAGCTCGCGAAGCTCTCCCCGGCCCTCGCGGCGCTCCCGCTGCTCCCCCTCGAAGGGTCGGCGGCGGCCGCGCGCAAGGGCGACGACCTGCTCGTCGAGTCGATGAAGCTCTCCTCCGGGAAGCTCCTCGACCTCTCCCTCTCCGGCGCCGTCCGCGGCGTCTCGTCGGCCAAGCCCGCGCCCGACCTCTCCTTCCAGCTCCGGCTCGACCTGCCGGCGCTCGACGCTAAAGCCCTCGGACTTCCGGCCGCCCCGCCGCCGCTGCAGGCGAAGGCCTCCGGGCGCTTCGACGGCCGCGTCCTGACCCTCTCGAGCCTCTCCGCGTCGGCGGGGCTTCTGGAACTGAAGGCGTCCGGGACCGTGCGCCCGGACGAGGGGCCCGCCTTCGACCTCTCCGCCGAGACCAACGAGTTCGACCTCGCGGCCCTCGCGAAGCTCGTCCCTCAGGCCGCTCCCTACGCCCCCGCCGGGAAGGCGCGCATGAAGCTGCGCCTCGCCGGGACGAAAGCGGCCCCGCGCGTCTCGGGCGAAGCCCGTCTCGCGGGCGTCTGCGTGCGCGCGTCGGGCCGCGCGCTGAGCGCGCTCGACGGCACGGCCTCCGCGGAGGGGGACCTGGTGCGCGCGCGGCTGAAGGGCGTCGTCGAGGGCAGCGACTTCGAGCTCTCGGCGCAGGCCCGGGGCTTCCTGCCGCCGGCCGCGAAGGAGCCCGAACTCAAGCTCGAGGGCTCCTTCGGGACCCTCGACCTCGGGAAGCTCCTCCCGCCGAAGCCGGCCGGCGAGGCCGCCGAGAAGAAGGAGACGGCCTCGGCGCGCAGGACGCCGGCGACGACCCTCCTGAAGACCTCCGGGAAGCTGAGCGTCGAGCGCATCAAGCATCCGAATCTCGAGGCGGCGCGCGGCGAGCTGTCCTGGAACCTCTCCGGCGTCGGCGACAACTCCCGGCTCGACGGCGCGATGCGCTGGAGCGTCGGCGAGGGCCGCTTCGAGGACCTGCGCGCGCTCGCGGCCGGCAGCCCGCTCGCCCGCGCCGCCCTCACCCCGCTGCTCGCCCTGCAGAGGATCTCCGCGCTCGCGAAGGTCCCGCTGCTCCCGTCCTTCGATCGCGTGAGGTTCACCGGAGCCGTCGGGGACTACGCGCTCAAGGGAGGCGTCGCGAAGGTCCGCGAATCGCGCCTCGACGCGGACGCCGCCCTGGCGACGATGACGGGCTCCGTCGACCTCGGCCGCGAGACCGTGGACCTGAAGATCAACGCCAAACCCGGACCCGCCGCCGGGATGAAGCTCTCGGCGCCCGTGACCTTCACCGCGAAGGGCCCGCTCGCCGACCCGAAGGTCTCCATCGACGCGGCCTCGGTGCTCAAGCAGCCCGAGGTCCAGAAGGCCGTCGACCAGGGACGCAGGGCCCTCGAAGACGCCGGGCAGAAGCTCCTGAAGGGACTCTTCCGCTGA
- a CDS encoding 2-phosphosulfolactate phosphatase, which translates to MASDAVIVRDWDRRPPRGGTAVVIDVLRFSTTVCALLAARRRRVVVARTPAALRRLPGLSGCDVYSELDFRSRGRRFDNSPHMAFSVRSPRPAAVTTGTGARALFAARGADEVLIGGFANFSALLRRLRRAKGPIRLLPAAARWSGHRDAVEDLACAEALSRALGGSRGEAAKGVRRVVRAGRVEEHRRFRPFSADIDLDYCLRVDRLPLVPRARFTGPSTARLSKVNA; encoded by the coding sequence ATGGCCTCCGACGCCGTCATCGTCCGGGACTGGGACCGCCGCCCGCCGCGCGGGGGTACCGCCGTCGTCATCGACGTCCTGCGCTTCTCCACCACCGTCTGCGCCCTGCTGGCGGCCCGACGGCGCCGCGTCGTCGTCGCACGCACCCCCGCGGCCCTGCGCCGCCTCCCCGGCCTCTCCGGCTGCGACGTCTATTCGGAGCTGGACTTCCGCAGCCGGGGCCGCCGCTTCGACAACTCGCCCCACATGGCCTTCAGCGTCCGCTCGCCGCGCCCCGCGGCGGTGACGACGGGGACGGGCGCACGCGCCCTCTTCGCGGCCCGGGGCGCCGACGAGGTCCTCATCGGGGGCTTCGCGAACTTCTCCGCGCTCCTGCGGCGCCTGCGCCGGGCGAAAGGACCGATCCGGCTCCTGCCCGCCGCCGCACGCTGGAGCGGCCATCGCGACGCCGTGGAGGACCTCGCCTGCGCCGAGGCCCTCTCCCGAGCCCTCGGCGGCTCCCGCGGGGAGGCCGCCAAGGGCGTGCGCCGCGTCGTGCGCGCCGGCCGCGTCGAAGAGCACCGGCGCTTTCGCCCCTTCTCCGCCGACATCGACCTGGACTACTGCCTCCGCGTCGACCGGCTCCCGCTGGTGCCCCGGGCGCGCTTCACGGGCCCCTCGACCGCGCGCCTCTCCAAGGTGAACGCATGA